ATGCCTTAGTAGTAAGCACTTCAGCCACTTGATATTTTTTCCTGCAAAAGATAACTTCAACATCTCCATGACTTGCCAATTCACAGATAAAATGATACTTGATCCCAATATCTTTGCTTTTCCCGTGATACACTGGATTCTTGTTAAGTGTAATTGCAGATTTGTAGTACTATTTAGTTTTGGTTCAATGAATTTTAATACTATTATTTTTTGGATTCTTGTTAAGTGCAATTGCAGATTTGTAGTACTATTTAGTTTTGGttcaatgatttttaatactattttttttttggattcttGTTAAGTGCAATTGCAGATTTGTAGTGCTATTTAGTTTTGGttcaatgatttttaatactatttttttttaaacggaAAACTAGCTAACCTACTCCTAAATACCACATATGTCTTGTAAGAGGTTTGAACCCATGACCTCTCAGTTGAGAGATTCACTCATTACCGCTAGGCCAAAGGCTTTAGCGGTGAGTAATAACTTTTGGTACAACTCTCATCCGTTTTGACTGATCTATTCCATGCTTTAGCGGTGAGTAATAACTTTTGGAAAGTTCACTGACACACGTCATATGGCTATATATAATGGTAAACAAAAAAATGAAGGGTATCTCTCTATACACAGCCCCAAAATCAAACATTGAAACCCTATTCTATAGATTTCATATCAAAAATGATGCGGAGAAAATCAAAGAGGGTTAGCAAGAGGGCTAAAAAACAGATCAAAGAAGATCGAATTTCCCGTTTGCCCGATGATTTGATTGATCACATTTACTCATTTCTAGACTCAAAATTTTCTGTTCAAAGTAGCCTTTTGTCACGTAGGTGGAGAAATACATGGAAAGGCCATCCACGTCTCAAATTCAAGACCGATCTCTCCACTGGTCATAAATTCGATAATTTTGTGCATAAATTTCTATCTAAACGAAAGAAAGATGCAGAAATTCCAATCATTGACATCATTTCAAATTCAATCCCcatccgtcttctcaaaaagatCATAGCATATTCAATGTCACACGGCACTAAAGTGCTCAGCATTCTGTACATGTATGATATACCAACTAGACGTGGCGGATTCGATTTGTCTTTGCTTAAATCtcattttcttcaagatctttatTTGGATATCGATTTTGAGTTGTTAAAATCTCCAAATCTGACATGGTATTTGCCTACTTTAACTACTTTACATCTGCAAAGGGTTACATTTACACTGGATCCTCCAAACGACGATGGATCCTTAGAATTGTTTTCCTCCTTTTCAAATCTGAAATATCTTGTGTTGCTTGATTGCCGATTATGGAATGTTCGTACATTCTATATCACATCAAGTGCATTAGAGAACCTCACATTAATCTGTCTTGTGCGTTCTTGTCAATTTGTGATCTCAGCACCGAATCTTTCA
The genomic region above belongs to Lactuca sativa cultivar Salinas chromosome 4, Lsat_Salinas_v11, whole genome shotgun sequence and contains:
- the LOC111898839 gene encoding F-box/LRR-repeat protein At3g26922, which encodes MMRRKSKRVSKRAKKQIKEDRISRLPDDLIDHIYSFLDSKFSVQSSLLSRRWRNTWKGHPRLKFKTDLSTGHKFDNFVHKFLSKRKKDAEIPIIDIISNSIPIRLLKKIIAYSMSHGTKVLSILYMYDIPTRRGGFDLSLLKSHFLQDLYLDIDFELLKSPNLTWYLPTLTTLHLQRVTFTLDPPNDDGSLELFSSFSNLKYLVLLDCRLWNVRTFYITSSALENLTLICLVRSCQFVISAPNLSSFIYDHMTPSLLLANDLDLLEMVSFRTIYDRPTENPPNYVETMINTFHQLHKVKHLILDKDAVLYISRFCGLRERRPCPFVSLESLTLDEMPCSIFRKHVVLDDILSYFRSGSPGCVAYIEYID